The Mytilus trossulus isolate FHL-02 chromosome 3, PNRI_Mtr1.1.1.hap1, whole genome shotgun sequence genome contains a region encoding:
- the LOC134709293 gene encoding microtubule-associated protein 9-like: protein MEDGRYVFKDTVQNFDLNGVISKQRKREIKRGKSKAKKEEKIKMKIAKEEEKVVQLYFKAVDNIMSRYSKDVRIQHKKEEKRRKQMEKAEKKALKMLEKEINKRDKECVKNEKKKPNQSVDEKKKQNDTKKSKAKKVTGNNKDYEKKEAHTVDDIETKEIAMKNRKAKKGEEKIIDQKEKDSQTMDIKEENIVRIDTTIDGKKNKFSANIRAFFRFFSCTHKRQEMGKAAAVV, encoded by the exons ATGGAAGATGGCAGATATGTTTTTAAG gaTACAGTCcagaattttgatttaaatggagTTATTAGCAAGCAAAGGAAAAGGGAAATAAAGAGGGGAAAAAGCAAAGCAAAGAAAGaggagaaaataaaaatgaaaatagccaaagaagaagaaaaagtcGTGCAGTTGTATTTCAAAGCAGTTGACAACATTATGTCAAGGTACAGCAAGGATGTTAGAATACAACACAAGAAGGAAGAAAAGAGGAGGAAGCAAATGGAAAAGGCGGAGAAAAAAGCCCTTAAGATGTTGGAGAAAG aaataaataaaagagataaagaATGTGTAAAGAATGAAAAGAAGAAACCGAACCAATCTGTagatgaaaagaaaaaacaaaacgatACAAAGAAAAGCAAAGCAAAGAAAGTTACAGGGAATAATAAGGACTATGAGAAGAAAGAGGCTCACACTGTTGATGATATAGAGACTAAAGAAATTGCTATGAAGAATAGAAAAGCAAAAAAAGGAGAAGAAAAGATCATAGATCAAAAGGAGAAAGATTCTCAAACTATGGATATTAAGGAGGAAAACATTGTTAGAATAGATACAACCATTGATGGAAAGAAGAACAAATTTTCAGCAAACATTCGTGCatttttccgttttttttcTTGTACACACAAACGACAGGAAATGGGCAAAGCAGCAGCTGTAGTTTGA